A genomic window from Agrobacterium larrymoorei includes:
- a CDS encoding primosomal protein N', with protein MADDSTDLFGALFGPASGSMKPGDAGPAVAVPVLVPMPAPGPYSYGVPDDMVVEPGSIVQVPLGPRQVIGVVWDKNDGPAVDPKKLRPITKTFDCPPLREEMRRFIDWVASYTLSPPGLVAKMALRAPAAFDPEPMVEGLRLTEARPERLTPARERVIELAGEGHGWTRSGLAHAAGVSTSVVEGLAKQGVFETVFLPAPPVVAEPDPDYAPSRLEGPQKQAASEILEDVRKGGFAVSLIDGVTGSGKTEVYFEAVAETLRQGKQVLILLPEIALTAAFLDRFQDRFGSRPAEWHSDISPRMRERVWRQAVTGEVRVVAGARSALFLPFDNLGLIIVDEEHDPAYKQEDRVFYNARDMAVVRARIGDFPIVLVSATPSVESQVNGNSGRYNTIHLHTRFGDAAMPDLHLVDMRRHPPERGGFLSPVLLRGIAKTIEKGEQALLFLNRRGYAPLTLCRVCGHRFQCPQCSSWLVEHRFRSQLQCHQCGYSEPTPDHCPECGTFDHLAACGPGVERIAEEVEKHFPEARTIVLSSDLMGVKRLRLELEAIVKGEADIVIGTQLVAKGHNFPLMTLVGIVDADLGLANGDPRAAERTFQLLSQVTGRAGRTGRKSHGLLQTYQPQHPVMQAIVSGDAEAFYEREIIEREKALLPPFGRLASIIVSADSRAEAETHARALRASAPQAPGIMLLGPAEAPLALIRGRHRFRLLVHGKRNSDMQSFLRAMIANGPKERGSIHVQTDIDPQSFL; from the coding sequence ATGGCAGACGATTCGACCGATCTTTTTGGCGCTCTGTTTGGCCCCGCATCCGGCAGCATGAAACCGGGTGACGCTGGGCCTGCTGTCGCCGTTCCCGTTCTGGTGCCGATGCCGGCGCCCGGTCCCTATAGCTATGGCGTGCCGGACGATATGGTGGTGGAGCCGGGCTCCATCGTGCAGGTGCCGCTTGGTCCACGGCAGGTCATTGGCGTGGTGTGGGACAAGAATGATGGCCCTGCCGTCGATCCGAAGAAGCTTCGCCCGATCACCAAGACATTCGATTGCCCGCCGCTTCGTGAAGAGATGCGCCGCTTCATCGACTGGGTGGCCTCCTATACGCTCTCGCCGCCTGGACTGGTGGCGAAGATGGCGCTGCGTGCGCCTGCCGCTTTCGATCCCGAACCGATGGTCGAAGGACTGAGGCTGACCGAAGCCCGGCCGGAACGGCTCACCCCTGCACGCGAGCGTGTGATCGAGCTTGCCGGTGAAGGCCATGGCTGGACGCGCAGTGGACTTGCCCATGCGGCGGGTGTTTCCACCAGCGTAGTCGAGGGTCTTGCCAAGCAGGGCGTGTTCGAGACCGTGTTTCTGCCAGCGCCTCCCGTGGTGGCGGAGCCTGACCCGGACTATGCGCCGTCACGACTGGAAGGGCCGCAAAAGCAGGCGGCATCCGAAATTCTGGAGGATGTGCGCAAGGGTGGCTTTGCCGTCTCGCTGATCGATGGCGTTACGGGCTCGGGAAAGACGGAGGTCTATTTCGAGGCGGTGGCCGAAACCTTGCGGCAGGGCAAGCAGGTGTTGATCCTGCTACCGGAAATCGCTCTGACTGCCGCCTTTCTCGACCGGTTTCAGGACCGCTTCGGCTCACGCCCGGCGGAGTGGCATTCTGATATCTCGCCGCGTATGCGTGAACGGGTCTGGCGACAGGCCGTGACGGGTGAGGTGCGTGTCGTGGCGGGCGCGCGCTCGGCACTCTTCCTGCCTTTTGACAATCTCGGTCTCATCATCGTCGATGAAGAGCATGATCCGGCCTACAAGCAGGAAGACCGCGTCTTCTATAATGCGCGCGATATGGCGGTGGTGCGGGCTCGCATCGGCGATTTTCCGATCGTGCTGGTTTCGGCAACGCCTTCGGTGGAAAGCCAGGTCAACGGCAATTCCGGCCGCTACAATACCATTCATCTGCATACGCGCTTTGGCGATGCGGCGATGCCGGATCTGCATCTGGTCGATATGCGCCGCCACCCGCCGGAACGTGGCGGCTTCCTCTCTCCTGTGCTGCTGCGCGGCATTGCCAAGACCATCGAGAAGGGCGAGCAGGCGCTGCTCTTCCTCAATCGACGCGGCTATGCGCCCCTGACGCTGTGCCGGGTCTGCGGTCATCGCTTCCAGTGCCCGCAATGCTCAAGCTGGCTGGTGGAGCATCGTTTCCGCAGCCAGCTCCAGTGTCATCAATGCGGCTATAGCGAGCCGACGCCGGATCATTGCCCGGAATGCGGCACCTTCGATCATCTGGCCGCCTGCGGTCCTGGCGTGGAGCGCATCGCCGAAGAAGTCGAGAAGCATTTTCCCGAGGCCCGCACCATCGTGCTGTCCTCCGACCTGATGGGCGTGAAGCGCCTGCGGCTGGAACTCGAAGCCATCGTCAAGGGCGAGGCGGATATCGTCATCGGCACGCAACTCGTCGCCAAGGGCCATAACTTCCCGCTGATGACGCTGGTGGGGATTGTCGATGCCGATCTCGGACTGGCGAATGGCGATCCGCGAGCGGCGGAGCGCACCTTCCAGCTTCTGTCTCAGGTTACGGGCCGTGCCGGGCGAACCGGGCGCAAGAGCCATGGCCTGTTGCAGACCTACCAGCCGCAGCATCCGGTGATGCAGGCGATCGTCTCAGGTGACGCGGAAGCCTTTTACGAGCGCGAAATCATCGAGCGCGAAAAGGCGCTGCTGCCGCCTTTTGGGCGCTTGGCGTCTATCATCGTGTCCGCCGATAGCCGGGCAGAAGCGGAAACCCATGCGCGTGCACTTCGTGCGTCTGCACCGCAGGCGCCCGGCATCATGCTGCTCGGGCCGGCCGAAGCGCCGCTGGCACTCATCCGCGGGCGCCATCGCTTCCGGCTTCTCGTGCATGGAAAGCGCAATTCCGACATGCAGTCCTTCCTGCGGGCGATGATTGCCAATGGCCCGAAGGAGCGCGGCTCCATCCATGTGCAGACGGATATCGATCCGCAAAGCTTCCTGTAA
- a CDS encoding F0F1 ATP synthase subunit gamma, with amino-acid sequence MPSLKDLKNRIASVKATQKITKAMKMVAAAKLRRAQEAAEAARPYSQRMSAVLANIAQAVEADVAPALMTGTGKDDVHLLVVCTAERGLCGGFNSQISRFARDQARKLMAQGKTVKIITVGKKGYDSLRREFASNIIERIELRDVKRVGFANADLIAKNIIARFNAGEFDVCTLIYSEFKSVISQIPTGLQLIPAAVPAAEQAATANTAIYEYEPDAASILEDLIPRNISVQVFRALLENVAGEMGAKMSAMDNATRNAGEMIHKLTLSYNRQRQAQITKELIEIISGAEAL; translated from the coding sequence ATGCCTTCACTAAAGGATCTGAAAAACCGCATTGCCTCCGTAAAGGCGACGCAGAAGATAACCAAGGCGATGAAAATGGTCGCCGCGGCGAAGCTTCGGCGCGCCCAGGAAGCTGCGGAGGCCGCCCGCCCATATTCGCAGCGCATGAGCGCCGTGCTGGCCAACATCGCTCAGGCGGTGGAAGCCGATGTCGCTCCGGCGCTGATGACCGGAACCGGCAAGGACGATGTGCATCTGCTCGTCGTCTGCACGGCGGAGCGCGGTCTGTGCGGCGGTTTCAACTCACAGATTTCCCGCTTTGCCCGCGATCAGGCCCGCAAGCTGATGGCGCAGGGAAAGACGGTCAAGATCATCACGGTCGGCAAGAAGGGCTACGATAGCCTTCGTCGCGAATTCGCCTCCAACATCATCGAGCGCATTGAACTGCGCGACGTGAAGCGGGTGGGTTTTGCCAATGCCGATCTGATCGCCAAGAACATCATTGCCCGTTTCAACGCTGGCGAGTTCGATGTCTGCACGCTGATCTACTCGGAATTCAAGTCCGTGATCAGCCAGATCCCGACGGGCCTTCAGTTGATCCCGGCTGCTGTTCCAGCCGCCGAACAGGCAGCGACCGCCAACACGGCGATCTATGAATACGAGCCGGATGCAGCCTCCATTCTGGAAGATCTCATTCCGCGCAACATTTCCGTCCAGGTTTTCCGCGCATTGCTGGAGAACGTTGCTGGTGAAATGGGCGCCAAGATGAGCGCGATGGACAACGCAACCCGCAATGCCGGTGAAATGATCCACAAGTTGACGCTGTCCTACAACCGCCAGCGTCAGGCTCAGATCACCAAGGAACTCATCGAAATCATTTCGGGCGCGGAAGCGCTCTGA
- the atpD gene encoding F0F1 ATP synthase subunit beta — MAQAATPIKTAATEGATGKVTQVIGAVVDVAFEGELPAILNALETDNNGNRLVLEVAQHLGESVVRTIAMDSTEGLVRGQPVANTGAPISVPVGLETLGRIMNVIGEPVDEAGPLNTATKRAIHQEAPSYVDQSTEAQILVTGIKVVDLLAPYAKGGKIGLFGGAGVGKTVLIMELINNVAKAHGGYSVFAGVGERTREGNDLYHEMIESGVNKHGGGEGSKAALVYGQMNEPPGARARVALTGLTIAENFRDEGQDVLFFVDNIFRFTQAGSEVSALLGRIPSAVGYQPTLATDMGQMQERITTTTKGSITSVQAIYVPADDLTDPAPATSFAHLDATTVLSRSIAEKGIYPAVDPLDSTSRMLDPLIVGEEHYEVARKVQSTLQRYKALQDIIAILGMDELSEEDKLSVARARKIERFLSQPFFVAEVFTGSPGKLVALEDTIKGFKGLVNGEYDHLPEAAFYMVGSMDEAIEKAKKLAGEAA; from the coding sequence ATGGCTCAGGCAGCTACCCCCATTAAGACCGCAGCGACCGAGGGCGCTACCGGCAAGGTTACGCAGGTTATCGGCGCTGTTGTGGACGTTGCGTTCGAAGGCGAACTGCCGGCGATCCTGAACGCGCTTGAAACCGACAACAACGGCAACCGCCTTGTTCTCGAAGTTGCGCAGCACCTCGGCGAAAGCGTCGTTCGTACCATCGCGATGGACTCCACCGAAGGCCTCGTTCGCGGCCAGCCGGTCGCCAACACCGGCGCGCCGATCTCGGTTCCGGTTGGTCTTGAGACGCTCGGCCGTATCATGAACGTTATCGGTGAGCCGGTCGACGAAGCCGGTCCGCTGAACACTGCAACCAAGCGTGCCATCCACCAGGAAGCGCCGTCCTACGTCGACCAGTCGACGGAAGCACAGATCCTCGTCACCGGCATCAAGGTCGTCGACCTGCTCGCGCCTTACGCAAAGGGCGGCAAGATCGGCCTGTTCGGCGGCGCTGGCGTTGGCAAGACGGTTCTGATCATGGAACTCATCAACAACGTCGCCAAGGCGCATGGCGGTTACTCCGTCTTCGCGGGCGTCGGTGAGCGTACCCGCGAAGGTAACGACCTTTATCACGAAATGATCGAGTCCGGCGTGAACAAGCACGGCGGCGGCGAAGGCTCCAAGGCTGCTCTGGTTTACGGCCAGATGAACGAGCCGCCAGGTGCGCGTGCCCGCGTTGCTCTGACCGGTCTGACGATCGCTGAAAACTTCCGCGACGAAGGCCAGGACGTTCTGTTCTTCGTGGACAACATCTTCCGCTTCACCCAGGCTGGCTCGGAAGTGTCCGCTCTGCTCGGTCGTATCCCGTCTGCTGTTGGTTATCAGCCGACGCTCGCGACGGACATGGGCCAGATGCAGGAACGCATCACCACCACGACCAAGGGTTCGATCACCTCGGTTCAGGCCATTTACGTTCCCGCCGACGACTTGACCGACCCGGCACCTGCCACCTCGTTCGCCCACTTGGACGCAACGACGGTTCTGTCGCGTTCGATCGCCGAAAAGGGTATCTACCCGGCTGTTGACCCGCTCGACTCCACCTCGCGCATGCTCGACCCGCTGATCGTTGGCGAAGAGCACTACGAAGTGGCTCGTAAGGTTCAGTCGACCCTGCAGCGCTACAAGGCTCTCCAGGACATCATCGCCATCCTCGGCATGGATGAACTGTCCGAAGAAGACAAGCTGTCGGTTGCCCGCGCCCGTAAGATCGAACGCTTCCTGTCCCAGCCGTTCTTCGTTGCCGAAGTCTTCACCGGTTCTCCGGGCAAGCTCGTTGCTCTCGAAGACACGATCAAGGGCTTCAAGGGTCTCGTCAACGGCGAGTACGATCACCTGCCGGAAGCGGCATTCTACATGGTCGGCTCCATGGACGAAGCCATCGAGAAGGCAAAGAAGCTGGCTGGCGAAGCCGCTTGA
- the atpA gene encoding F0F1 ATP synthase subunit alpha: protein MDIRAAEISAILKDQIKNFGNEAEVSEVGQVLSVGDGIARVYGLDNVQAGEMVEFPGGIRGMALNLEADNVGVVIFGSDRDIKEGDIVKRTGAIVDVPVGPELLGRVVDALGNPIDGKGPINATERRRVDVKAPGIIPRKSVHEPMSTGLKAIDALIPVGRGQRELVIGDRQTGKTAIILDTFLNQKPIHDNGPDNDKLYCVYVAVGQKRSTVAQFVKVLEERGALQYSIVIAATASDAAPMQFLAPFAGCAMGEYFRDNGKHALIGYDDLSKQAVAYRQMSLLLRRPPGREAYPGDVFYLHSRLLERAAKMSDEMGAGSLTALPVIETQGNDVSAFIPTNVISITDGQIFLETDLFYQGIRPAVNVGLSVSRVGSAAQIKAMKQVAGSIKGELAQYREMAAFAQFGSDLDASTQRLLNRGARLTELLKQPQFSPLKTEEQVAVIFAGVNGYLDKVAVNQVGKFEQGLLSYLRSEGKAILDTIRTEKAISDDTKGKLKAALDNFAKSFS from the coding sequence ATGGATATCCGCGCCGCGGAAATTTCCGCAATTCTGAAAGATCAAATCAAAAATTTCGGCAACGAGGCGGAAGTCTCCGAAGTCGGCCAGGTTCTGTCCGTTGGTGACGGTATTGCTCGCGTTTACGGCCTCGACAATGTTCAGGCTGGTGAAATGGTCGAGTTCCCCGGCGGCATTCGCGGCATGGCGCTGAACCTTGAAGCCGACAATGTCGGTGTCGTTATTTTCGGTTCCGACCGTGACATCAAGGAAGGCGATATCGTCAAGCGCACCGGCGCGATCGTTGACGTTCCTGTCGGTCCTGAGCTGCTTGGCCGCGTCGTCGACGCCCTCGGCAACCCGATCGACGGCAAGGGCCCGATCAATGCGACGGAACGCCGCCGCGTCGACGTCAAGGCTCCTGGCATCATTCCGCGCAAGTCGGTTCATGAGCCGATGTCGACCGGCCTCAAGGCCATCGACGCTCTGATCCCGGTTGGCCGCGGCCAGCGCGAGCTCGTCATCGGCGACCGCCAGACCGGCAAGACCGCCATCATTCTCGACACGTTCCTGAACCAGAAGCCGATCCACGACAACGGCCCGGACAATGACAAGCTGTACTGCGTCTACGTCGCTGTCGGCCAGAAGCGTTCGACCGTCGCTCAGTTCGTCAAGGTTCTGGAAGAGCGTGGCGCTCTTCAGTACTCCATCGTCATCGCTGCTACCGCTTCCGATGCTGCTCCGATGCAGTTCCTGGCACCGTTTGCCGGCTGCGCCATGGGCGAATATTTCCGTGACAACGGCAAGCACGCCCTGATCGGCTATGACGACCTGTCCAAGCAGGCTGTCGCCTACCGTCAGATGTCGCTTCTTCTGCGTCGTCCTCCGGGCCGCGAAGCTTACCCTGGCGACGTTTTCTATCTGCACTCGCGTCTTCTCGAGCGCGCTGCCAAGATGAGCGACGAAATGGGTGCTGGCTCGCTGACGGCTCTGCCGGTCATCGAAACCCAGGGCAACGACGTTTCCGCCTTTATTCCGACCAACGTGATCTCGATCACCGACGGTCAGATCTTCCTTGAAACCGACCTGTTCTATCAGGGTATCCGTCCGGCTGTTAACGTCGGTCTGTCGGTTTCGCGCGTTGGTTCTGCCGCTCAGATCAAGGCCATGAAGCAGGTTGCCGGTTCGATCAAGGGTGAGCTTGCCCAGTATCGCGAAATGGCAGCGTTTGCCCAGTTCGGTTCGGACCTCGATGCCTCCACGCAGCGCCTGCTGAACCGTGGTGCGCGCCTGACCGAACTTCTCAAGCAGCCGCAGTTCTCTCCGCTCAAGACGGAAGAGCAGGTTGCGGTGATCTTCGCTGGCGTCAATGGCTACCTCGACAAGGTCGCGGTCAACCAGGTCGGCAAGTTCGAACAGGGTCTGCTGTCCTACCTTCGTTCCGAAGGCAAGGCGATCCTCGACACCATCCGCACGGAAAAGGCTATCAGCGACGATACCAAGGGCAAGCTCAAGGCTGCTCTCGATAACTTCGCCAAGTCTTTCTCCTGA
- a CDS encoding F0F1 ATP synthase subunit delta — protein sequence MPVADTSHGTSGVAERYASSLFELALEAGVVEAVSADLDRFQALLDESDDLKRLVASPVFSAEDQSRAISAIAEKAGISGLAANFLKVVANNRRLFAVPGMIASYHTIAAAHRGEIVAEVTSAHALDEAQETELKAALKSVTGKDVTIALTVDPSILGGLIVKVGSRQIDTSLRTKLSTLKLALKEVG from the coding sequence TTGCCCGTGGCAGATACCTCCCATGGAACATCCGGTGTAGCGGAAAGGTATGCGTCTTCGCTTTTCGAGCTTGCCTTGGAAGCGGGTGTTGTTGAGGCAGTCAGCGCCGATCTCGACAGGTTTCAGGCCTTGCTCGATGAAAGCGACGACTTGAAGCGTCTGGTTGCGAGCCCGGTCTTCTCTGCGGAAGATCAGTCGAGGGCCATTTCGGCTATCGCCGAGAAGGCCGGCATTTCCGGTCTTGCTGCCAATTTCCTCAAGGTTGTGGCCAATAACCGCCGCCTGTTTGCCGTTCCCGGCATGATTGCCTCCTACCATACTATTGCTGCTGCCCACCGCGGCGAAATTGTTGCCGAAGTTACTTCGGCGCATGCGCTCGACGAAGCGCAGGAAACTGAACTGAAAGCGGCGCTGAAGAGTGTGACCGGCAAGGATGTGACGATCGCTCTTACGGTCGATCCCTCCATCCTCGGCGGTCTCATCGTCAAGGTCGGTTCACGCCAGATCGATACGTCTCTTCGCACCAAACTTTCCACCCTTAAGCTTGCACTGAAAGAGGTTGGCTGA
- a CDS encoding AGROH133_08824 family phage infection protein, producing MEFYFPTEPGEQLAFFAAVLSSLIGLVVMFAPMITFRLFGLQVAGERRDGLVLIRSCLAGFYLGLGASALLLAQPMVYLAFGAAFALASFGALLSILSDGGATIRNSLLLVVHAALAALPLMYVFGLV from the coding sequence ATGGAGTTTTACTTTCCGACGGAACCGGGTGAGCAGCTGGCTTTTTTCGCAGCGGTTCTGTCGTCGCTGATCGGCCTTGTGGTGATGTTTGCACCGATGATCACCTTTCGCCTCTTCGGCCTGCAGGTGGCGGGCGAACGGCGTGATGGGCTGGTGTTGATCCGCTCCTGCCTTGCCGGCTTCTATCTCGGTCTCGGTGCGTCGGCGCTGCTTCTTGCTCAGCCGATGGTCTACTTGGCCTTCGGCGCTGCCTTTGCGCTCGCCTCGTTCGGCGCGCTGCTTTCCATCCTGTCCGATGGAGGCGCAACGATCCGCAATTCATTACTTCTGGTTGTGCATGCCGCCCTGGCTGCTCTTCCGCTGATGTATGTGTTTGGGCTGGTTTAA